A region of Lycium barbarum isolate Lr01 chromosome 3, ASM1917538v2, whole genome shotgun sequence DNA encodes the following proteins:
- the LOC132633649 gene encoding disease resistance-like protein CSA1, with the protein MIQGLNLRPCADKDKPPRIFHHRTTNEYLQECAYIMRKIRLSRQNDPSRQPQPRKVLLYGSNKNSSSIESRGKSKKVDSINADAFSGMRKLRLLQLDNIAVKGNYKEFPRSLRWLCWHKFPYKCLPDGLPMEKVVALEMRYSRLHHIFEGNKLLSALKILNLSHSKGLFCTPDFSKLPNLERIILKYCTRLTEIDKSIGELQRLLILNLRGCESLRKLPGCISNLHSLEKMILYGCSKLVWSSLELGKMHSLRELDAGGTAANQASTSIIKKHSLSLGLCSSVPSPRKAPGVVNLLTTVSQTLVTLSLTGCGLSSDLIPVELGDFSMLRKLFLSDNPIRSLPQSIKGLTNLRILELERCEELNYLPEIPNSVTTLSIWKCRSLERLPYLPNLLTTLDFLALCCNKLIEIQDMFQLKCISSCDADLISVLGFPNLGFLSDTKVDLYNNLTLTRWESPIQGLYEFGIFSTSVHGSELPDWLSYKSTGSSISFDVPSRTNHDIQGLNLYVIYENASKCYCTRRNKFWNEFHVRVANKTKDLRWTYSPTIQGLPHNGKDITWLSHWEIGDHLDTGDSMSISISLYSGARLKGFGIHIVYKQNENNSRCKASPPAHHLINGVDISAYQVLGSYFLCHHDFDIQQNCSTYGWNSTGWYDFLFGDNSEDFPEEMAPRHNAATTSQNVYGLLSGVEDDKTWPLP; encoded by the exons ATGATTCAAGGCCTGAACCTTAGGCCTTGTGCAGACAAAGATAAGCCACCCAGAATATTCCATCATCGGACAACAAATGAGTATTTGCAGGAATGTGCCTACATAATGAGGAAAATAAGGCTGTCACGCCAAAATGATCCATCAAGGCAACCACAGCCACGTAAAGTTCTCCTTTATGGTTCTAATAAAAACTCTTCCTCAATAGAATCACGTGGAAAATCAAAAAAGGTGGACAGCATCAATGCTGATGCATTTTCCGGGATGCGCAAATTAAGACTGCTGCAACTTGATAATATAGCAGTTAAAGGAAATTACAAGGAGTTCCCAAGGTCGTTGAGGTGGTTGTGTTGGCACAAATTTCCATATAAATGTTTACCTGACGGCTTACCTATGGAGAAAGTGGTGGCCCTAGAAATGCGCTACAGTAGGTTGCATCATATTTTTGAAGGAAACAAG CTTCTGAGTGCGTTAAAGATTCTGAATCTCAGTCATTCAAAAGGTCTCTTCTGCACCCCTGACTTTTCAAAGCTTCCAAATCTTGAGAGGATAATTCTCAAGTACTGCACAAGGTTGACTGAGATTGATAAATCGATTGGGGAACTACAAAGACTCCTCATTTTGAACCTAAGAGGCTGCGAAAGTCTAAGGAAGCTTCCCGGATGTATTAGTAATCTTCATTCCCTCGAGAAGATGATTCTGTATGGTTGCTCAAAACTTGTATGGTCTTCATTAGAGCTGGGTAAGATGCATTCATTGAGAGAGCTTGATGCAGGTGGAACTGCTGCTAATCAAgcctccacttccataattaagAAGCATTCACTGAGTTTAGGTCTGTGCTCTTCAGTCCCAAGCCCAAGAAAAGCTCCTGGTGTTGTTAACCTGTTAACTACAGTATCTCAGACATTAGTAACTTTAAGTCTCACTGGATGTGGTCTATCTAGTGATTTAATTCCAGTGGAGCTTGGTGATTTCTCCATGCTGCGGAAATTGTTTTTAAGTGACAATCCAATTCGCAGCCTACCACAAAGCATCAAGGGGCTCACCAATCTCCGGATACTTGAGCTAGAAAGATGTGAAGAACTTAATTATCTTCCAGAGATCCCAAACAGTGTGACAACCTTGAGTATCTGGAAATGCAGGTCACTCGAGCGGTTACCATATTTGCCAAACTTATTGACAACATTAGATTTTCTTGCATTATGTTGCAACAAACTAATTGAGATTCAGGATATGTTCCAGCttaaatgcatttcttcatgtgATGCTGACTTAATCAGTGTTCTGGGGTTTCCCAACTTGGGGTTCTTGAGTGACACTAAGGTGGATCTCTACAACAACCTGACTCTTACAAGATGGGAAAGTCCTATACAG GGGCTCTATGAATTTGGTATATTCAGCACTTCGGTCCATGGAAGTGAGCTTCCAGACTGGTTAAGCTACAAATCTACAGGGTCCTCGATCAGCTTTGATGTGCCTTCACGGACTAATCATGACATTCAGGGTTTGAACTTATATGTTATCTATGAAAACGCCAGCAAATGTTATTGTACAAGGAGAAATAAATTTTGGAATGAGTTTCATGTTAGAGTGGCAAATAAGACCAAGGATCTGAGATGGACATACAGTCCAACAATTCAAGGTCTTCCGCATAATGGTAAAGATATCACATGGCTATCCCATTGGGAAATAGGTGATCACTTGGATACAGGAGACTCTATGAGCATTTCGATATCTCTATATTCTGGTGCTCGGTTGAAGGGATTTGGCATCCACATTGTGTATAAGCAAAATGAGAACAATTCGAGATGTAAAGCATCTCCTCCTGCACACCATCTCATTAATGGGGTGGATATCTCTGCATATCAGGTTCTAGGCTCCTACTTCCTCTGCCATCATGACTTTGATATTCAACAAAATTGTTCCACTTATGGGTGGAATTCAACGGGCTGGTATGACTTCTTGTTCGGTGATAACTCTGAAGATTTTCCTGAGGAAATGGCCCCCCGTCACAATGCAGCTACGACTAGCCAGAATGTCTATGGACTTCTTTCTGGAGTGGAGGATGATAAAACTTGGCCATTGCCATGA